A genomic segment from Athene noctua chromosome 36, bAthNoc1.hap1.1, whole genome shotgun sequence encodes:
- the LOC141972846 gene encoding uncharacterized protein LOC141972846 has translation MEQRLTTGAQRTGTLQRAPGRRRKAGHRRQHLGEGATGLMDRELLDLPLGAKIPVLPGSRPVFSRAKLGEKLQLPSGHFDLGDPYCRLLRREYNSLHDPYLKAYHNRRRNFRRLREAGLVISDGQVTCTLKEFNDYRQYLLTLRVQAENVARQEEEKLRQHLARFKAALKLATATDTSRLAQRLLQPRKPFRPPPPKGRKGRQRTRVKGPLHKGQTCSKHEFRQESAKRSQRLSSDEANTTAAEVSHRSCTIARESIQTAISRIQQRPAERTGNAGTVVPEVLGTGNKSETDVKPIPRASAKALAIRALAKDIVENPLPC, from the exons ATGGAGCAGCGTCTCACCACTGGCGCCCAAAGGACAGGCACACTTCAGAGGGCaccaggaaggaggagaaag GCCGGGCACAGGAGACAGCACCTGGGAGAAGGAGCTACCGGGCTGATGGACCGTGAGCTGCTGGACCTCCCACTCGGGGCCAAGATCCCTGTGCTGCCTGGCTCCAGGCCTGTTTTCAGCCGGGCGAAGCTGGGAGAGAAG CTTCAACTGCCCTCGGGCCATTTTGACCTGGGAGATCCCTACTGCCGCCTACTCAGGAGAGAGTACAACAGCCTGCACGACCCATATCTGAAGGCGTATCACAATCGCAGACGCAACTTCAGGAGGCTGAGGGAGGCAGGTTTAGTCATTAGCGATGGCCAG GTGACTTGCACGCTGAAGGAGTTCAATGACTACAGGCAGTACCTGCTCACACTCAGGGTGCAGGCGGAGAACGTGGCCAGGCAAGAAGAG GAGAAGCTTCGGCAGCACCTGGCCAGATTTAAGGCTGCCCTCAAACTCGCGACAGCGACGGacacttctcgcctggcacagcggcTGTTGCAGCCTCGGAAACCATTCCGCCCACCTccacccaaaggcaggaaaggaaggcagcgcACAAGagtgaaaggacctttgcacaaaggGCAAACTTGCTCCAAACATGAGTTTAGACAGGAAAGTGCCAAGCGgtcccagaggctcagcagcgatgaggcaaatacaactgctgctgaagtctcgcaTCGGAGTTGCACAATTGCGAGGGAGAGCATCCAAACTGCCATCTCCAGAattcagcagcgccctgcagaacggactgggaacgcTGGAACTGTGGTCCCTGAGGTTCTTGGAACAGGGAATAAGTCAGAGACAGATGTTAAGCCAATTCCAAGAGCCTCAGCCAAAGCTTTGGCTATAAGGGCCTTGGCAAAAGACATTGTGGAGAAT cctctgccgTGCTAA